The following coding sequences lie in one Acidimicrobiales bacterium genomic window:
- a CDS encoding MSMEG_4193 family putative phosphomutase encodes MPRRPKQPPFTVALFVRHGRTPTTGAVLPGRAPGLHLSDEGTRQAEAAAARIAALADVAAVYASPLERARETAAPIAKALGLKVKVDKGLSECDFGDWTGAALKDLMKLPEWKTVQRYPSGFRFPNGESFNEMQARITSTAARLRAQHEGRTIVLVSHADPIKAAVADALGTHLDLFQRIVVSPCSVTAIAYFGEGPAVLGVNLVGDLTDLKPS; translated from the coding sequence ATGCCGAGACGCCCCAAGCAGCCGCCGTTCACGGTCGCCCTGTTCGTCCGCCACGGCCGCACCCCGACCACCGGTGCCGTGTTGCCAGGCCGCGCCCCGGGGCTGCACCTGTCCGACGAAGGCACGCGTCAGGCCGAGGCCGCCGCCGCCCGCATCGCCGCGCTGGCCGACGTGGCCGCCGTCTACGCCTCGCCGTTGGAGCGGGCGCGCGAGACGGCCGCACCCATCGCCAAGGCGCTCGGCCTCAAGGTGAAGGTCGACAAGGGCTTGTCGGAGTGCGACTTCGGCGACTGGACGGGCGCCGCGCTGAAAGACCTGATGAAGCTGCCGGAGTGGAAGACGGTGCAGCGGTACCCCAGCGGGTTCCGCTTCCCCAACGGCGAGTCGTTCAACGAGATGCAGGCCCGCATCACCTCGACGGCGGCCCGGCTGCGGGCGCAGCACGAGGGCCGCACCATCGTGTTGGTGTCGCACGCGGACCCCATCAAGGCGGCGGTGGCCGACGCCCTCGGCACCCACCTCGACCTGTTCCAGCGCATCGTCGTGTCGCCGTGCTCGGTGACCGCCATCGCCTACTTCGGCGAGGGCCCCGCCGTGCTCGGCGTGAACCTGGTCGGCGACCTCACCGACCTGAAGCCGTCGTAG
- a CDS encoding DUF3090 family protein yields the protein MSSSFDFTAVDRITIGTVGPPGQRAFFLQARQGPDLVTLKLEKSQVAALATYLGELLQGMARPGHLPEDLDLEEPVVAEWVIGTLGITYDEEIDRFLLVAEEVAMDDEDAGEARFFVSREQVAALAIRGTQLVEAGRPPCPLCGYPLDPKGHACPRTNGHRPPTL from the coding sequence ATGAGCTCGTCGTTCGACTTCACAGCAGTCGACCGCATCACCATCGGCACCGTGGGGCCGCCGGGCCAGCGCGCCTTCTTCCTCCAGGCCCGCCAAGGCCCCGACCTGGTGACCCTCAAGCTGGAGAAGTCGCAAGTGGCGGCCTTGGCCACCTACCTGGGCGAGCTGCTGCAGGGCATGGCCCGGCCCGGCCACCTCCCCGAGGACCTCGACCTCGAAGAGCCGGTGGTAGCCGAGTGGGTGATCGGCACCCTGGGCATCACCTACGACGAGGAGATCGACCGGTTCCTCCTGGTGGCGGAAGAGGTGGCGATGGACGACGAGGACGCCGGCGAGGCTCGTTTCTTCGTCAGCCGGGAACAGGTAGCCGCCCTCGCCATCCGGGGCACGCAGCTGGTCGAGGCGGGCCGCCCGCCGTGCCCGCTCTGCGGCTACCCCCTCGACCCGAAGGGCCACGCGTGTCCGCGGACGAACGGGCACCGGCCGCCGACGCTCTGA
- a CDS encoding SCO1664 family protein, whose protein sequence is MSADERAPAADALTVLASGEVALQGRMPWSSNATFLVTLTLDDVEMPAVYKPHRGERELWDFPDGLFLREVAAYELSAALGWNVVPETVLRHDGPFGVGSYQRFIAADFSEHYFTLLEKPDHHECLRTIGAFDLVANNADRKGGHCLLGDDGRIWGIDNGLSFHVEPKLRTVIWDFAGQAVEAPLLADLARMAASPPAALEQLLHPAEIEALVERACWVVQHPVFPDPPPGHRAYPWPLV, encoded by the coding sequence GTGTCCGCGGACGAACGGGCACCGGCCGCCGACGCTCTGACCGTCCTCGCCTCCGGCGAGGTGGCGCTCCAAGGCCGCATGCCGTGGAGCTCGAACGCCACCTTCCTGGTGACGCTGACGCTCGACGACGTAGAGATGCCCGCGGTCTACAAGCCGCACCGGGGCGAGCGCGAGCTGTGGGACTTCCCCGACGGCCTCTTCCTCCGTGAGGTGGCGGCCTACGAGCTGTCGGCCGCGCTGGGCTGGAACGTCGTGCCCGAGACCGTGCTGCGCCACGACGGGCCGTTCGGCGTGGGGTCGTACCAGCGGTTCATCGCCGCCGACTTCTCCGAGCACTACTTCACCTTGCTGGAGAAGCCCGACCACCACGAGTGCCTGCGCACCATCGGAGCCTTCGACTTGGTGGCCAACAACGCCGACCGCAAGGGCGGGCACTGTCTCCTGGGCGACGACGGGCGCATCTGGGGCATCGACAACGGCTTGTCGTTCCACGTCGAGCCCAAGCTGCGCACGGTGATCTGGGACTTCGCCGGGCAAGCGGTCGAAGCGCCCTTGCTGGCCGACCTGGCGCGCATGGCCGCGTCGCCGCCCGCAGCCCTGGAGCAGTTGTTGCACCCCGCCGAGATCGAAGCACTGGTGGAACGGGCGTGCTGGGTGGTGCAGCACCCGGTCTTCCCCGATCCCCCGCCGGGGCACAGGGCGTACCCGTGGCCGCTGGTCTGA
- a CDS encoding DUF6183 family protein: protein MAAGLNLDDIDGLTREVDRLCSVREWDGLLSLRDLCRAAMARGKQLWPVAAHAEYRLALEAPAPWAAQMLVPGTGRFALGPLPEVAASTHTWDDLAPHAPAGPVAALAAYERVVRGDDLTGADVEPVFELPLALQDWEPAYPVADYRADKADFPAPPPPSSFWHRDHAAGGVISVPEAARALTELAEAWLTESNGRAEAAAVEGDAAAAVAALGPPTVRLASIEPADALAHMAWTAASGGAHGRRRGMAKGRFAAWWTVAAVGDSLDDWPLAPDELGELVHELRWFLWDAGEPVTGWSLRLAVEDPETGRAFAVSASDAA, encoded by the coding sequence GTGGCCGCTGGTCTGAACCTCGACGACATCGACGGCCTCACCCGCGAGGTCGACCGCTTGTGCTCGGTGCGCGAGTGGGACGGGTTGCTGTCGTTGCGCGACCTGTGCCGGGCCGCCATGGCACGGGGCAAGCAACTGTGGCCGGTGGCCGCCCACGCCGAGTACCGGCTGGCATTGGAAGCGCCTGCGCCGTGGGCTGCGCAGATGCTGGTGCCGGGCACCGGCCGCTTCGCCCTCGGCCCGCTGCCCGAGGTGGCGGCGTCGACGCACACGTGGGACGACTTGGCGCCGCATGCGCCCGCGGGTCCGGTGGCCGCGCTGGCGGCATACGAACGGGTGGTGCGGGGCGACGACCTCACCGGCGCCGACGTCGAGCCGGTGTTCGAGCTGCCGTTGGCGCTGCAGGACTGGGAGCCCGCCTACCCGGTGGCCGACTACCGGGCCGACAAAGCCGACTTCCCCGCCCCACCGCCCCCCTCCTCGTTCTGGCACCGAGATCACGCTGCAGGAGGCGTGATCTCGGTGCCAGAAGCGGCGCGGGCGCTGACCGAACTGGCGGAGGCGTGGCTCACCGAGTCGAACGGCCGGGCCGAAGCGGCCGCCGTCGAGGGCGACGCGGCGGCGGCCGTGGCGGCGCTTGGGCCACCGACGGTGCGCCTCGCATCGATCGAGCCCGCCGACGCCTTGGCCCACATGGCGTGGACGGCCGCTTCGGGCGGCGCCCACGGCCGCCGCCGCGGCATGGCCAAGGGCCGCTTCGCCGCCTGGTGGACGGTGGCCGCCGTCGGCGACTCCCTCGACGACTGGCCACTGGCGCCCGACGAACTGGGCGAACTGGTGCACGAACTGCGCTGGTTCCTGTGGGACGCGGGCGAACCGGTCACCGGCTGGTCGCTCCGCCTCGCCGTCGAAGACCCCGAGACCGGGCGAGCCTTCGCCGTCTCGGCCTCGGACGCCGCCTGA
- a CDS encoding D-arabinono-1,4-lactone oxidase: MGAWKNWAGNQQCAPARVEHPAGAAALADVVRSASRVKVVGSGHSFTDIAVVPDGGVQVVLDRHSSLLSVDRSSGRVTAQAGMTLLALNRALSAVGLALPNLGDIAYQTVAGAVSTATHGTGIGFGGIATQIVGLELVAADGTVVRASADEEPEVFACARVGLGALGVLSSVTLQCVPAFRLQAVEEPMRLGSVLRDLDRHVEENDHFEFFYVPHTDWALTKRNNRTDAPVGGMPRWKWLRDKVLMENVAFGSVVRLGRRRPSLIPRLATALPSSGRTEYVKPSHDVFASPRWVHFYEMEYSVPREAGAECLQRVRKFIDDSGLRISFPIEVRFTAGDDIPLSTAYGGERCYIAVHVYRGMEYERYFRHVEKVMRSVGGRPHWGKLHYRTAEDLAPVYPEWDRFQAVRRKLDPDGKFANAYLDRVLGSVP, encoded by the coding sequence ATGGGGGCTTGGAAGAACTGGGCAGGGAACCAGCAGTGCGCGCCGGCGCGGGTCGAGCACCCCGCCGGCGCCGCCGCGTTGGCGGACGTGGTGCGCTCGGCCTCGCGAGTGAAGGTGGTGGGGTCGGGGCACTCGTTCACCGACATCGCCGTCGTCCCCGACGGCGGGGTGCAGGTGGTGCTCGACCGGCACTCGTCGTTGCTGTCGGTCGACCGCTCGTCGGGACGGGTGACGGCCCAAGCGGGCATGACCTTGCTGGCGCTGAACCGGGCCTTGTCGGCGGTGGGGCTGGCGTTGCCCAACCTGGGCGACATCGCCTACCAGACCGTCGCCGGGGCGGTGTCGACGGCAACCCACGGCACGGGCATCGGCTTCGGGGGCATCGCCACGCAGATCGTCGGCCTGGAGTTGGTCGCGGCCGACGGGACTGTGGTGCGGGCCTCGGCCGACGAGGAGCCTGAGGTGTTCGCCTGTGCGCGGGTGGGGCTGGGCGCGCTGGGCGTGTTGTCGTCGGTGACGCTGCAGTGCGTGCCCGCCTTCCGGTTGCAGGCGGTGGAGGAGCCGATGCGGCTGGGCTCGGTGCTGCGGGACCTCGACCGCCACGTCGAGGAGAACGACCACTTCGAGTTCTTCTACGTGCCGCACACCGACTGGGCATTAACCAAGCGCAACAACCGCACCGACGCGCCGGTGGGAGGGATGCCCCGGTGGAAGTGGCTGCGCGACAAGGTGCTCATGGAGAACGTCGCCTTCGGCTCGGTGGTGCGCCTGGGGCGGCGGCGGCCCTCTTTGATCCCGCGGCTGGCCACTGCGCTGCCGTCGAGTGGGCGGACCGAATACGTGAAGCCCAGCCACGACGTGTTCGCCTCGCCCCGCTGGGTCCACTTCTACGAGATGGAGTACTCGGTGCCCCGGGAGGCAGGGGCCGAGTGCCTGCAGCGGGTGCGGAAGTTCATTGACGACTCCGGGCTGCGCATCTCGTTCCCCATCGAGGTGCGCTTCACGGCGGGCGACGACATCCCGCTGTCGACGGCCTACGGCGGCGAGCGGTGCTACATCGCCGTGCACGTGTACCGGGGGATGGAATACGAGCGGTACTTCCGGCACGTCGAGAAGGTCATGCGCTCAGTGGGCGGGCGGCCCCACTGGGGCAAGCTACACTACCGCACGGCAGAGGACTTGGCACCGGTCTACCCGGAGTGGGACCGCTTCCAGGCCGTGCGCCGCAAGCTCGACCCCGACGGCAAGTTCGCCAACGCCTATTTGGATCGCGTGCTCGGGTCGGTACCGTGA
- a CDS encoding electron transfer flavoprotein subunit alpha/FixB family protein encodes MAYDKVWVLAEVAEGKPTGSTLELLTKAREIASTVEAWTWGGEAAAVASTLGAYGATKVYDVGDLGGALAGVPVAAAMAAEVQGGNKPDAVISATSYDGRDIAGRLSAKLDVGVLTNVVGLSGDGTSEHAVFGGTTVVKAAFTNDTPHIFLVRPKSFAAEESGGGAPEVTSVTAPDAGATNAAKVIQRHIEERTGPKLDEAAVVVSGGRGLGEAEKFDMVEQLAKLLKGAPGASRAIVDAGWVPYSYQVGQTGKTVKPTVYIACGISGATQHMVGMKGAKNIIAINKDQEAPIFSIADLGIVGDVHKVLPKLLEALQGRA; translated from the coding sequence ATGGCATACGACAAGGTCTGGGTGCTGGCCGAGGTGGCGGAAGGCAAGCCCACCGGCAGCACGTTGGAGTTGCTCACCAAGGCTCGCGAGATCGCCTCGACGGTCGAGGCGTGGACGTGGGGCGGCGAGGCCGCAGCCGTGGCGTCGACACTGGGCGCCTACGGGGCCACCAAGGTCTACGACGTGGGCGACCTGGGCGGCGCGCTGGCCGGCGTGCCCGTGGCCGCGGCCATGGCCGCCGAGGTGCAGGGCGGCAACAAGCCCGACGCCGTCATCTCCGCCACCAGCTACGACGGCCGCGACATCGCCGGCCGCCTGTCGGCCAAGCTCGACGTGGGCGTGCTGACCAACGTCGTCGGGCTGTCGGGCGACGGCACCAGCGAGCACGCCGTGTTCGGTGGCACCACCGTGGTCAAGGCGGCCTTCACCAACGACACCCCGCACATCTTCCTGGTGCGGCCCAAGTCGTTCGCGGCCGAGGAGAGCGGGGGCGGCGCCCCCGAGGTCACCTCGGTGACGGCCCCCGACGCCGGTGCCACCAACGCCGCCAAGGTCATCCAGCGCCACATCGAGGAGCGCACCGGCCCCAAGCTCGACGAGGCGGCCGTGGTCGTGTCGGGCGGGCGCGGCCTGGGCGAGGCCGAGAAGTTCGACATGGTCGAGCAGTTGGCCAAGCTGCTCAAGGGGGCGCCCGGCGCCTCCCGCGCCATCGTCGACGCGGGCTGGGTGCCCTACTCGTACCAGGTGGGCCAGACCGGCAAGACGGTGAAGCCCACCGTCTACATCGCCTGCGGCATCTCTGGCGCCACCCAGCACATGGTGGGCATGAAGGGCGCTAAGAACATCATCGCCATCAACAAGGACCAGGAGGCGCCGATCTTCTCGATCGCCGACCTCGGCATCGTGGGCGACGTGCACAAGGTGCTGCCCAAGCTCCTGGAGGCCTTGCAGGGCCGGGCCTAG
- a CDS encoding electron transfer flavoprotein subunit beta/FixA family protein, which translates to MNVVVCVKQIPDPASPGRLDPATNTLVREGKLILDDSDAYGVEMALQLVDKAGSGEVTLVSMAPNNEVSGLRTALAMGAHKAILVSDDSLKGADALTTAKVLAGAIGRASADLVLAATESTDGYTGTTPVQIAELLGLPSVTFAKHVEIDGSTVKVNRQTEEGFDEVECPLPAVVTVTAGVVEPRYPSFKGIMAAKGKPVDTLKVGDLGIEAPAVGQQVTDVAAAEERQAGEIVVDEGDAHERIVQFLESLKVI; encoded by the coding sequence ATGAACGTCGTCGTCTGCGTCAAGCAGATCCCAGATCCGGCCTCGCCGGGACGCCTCGACCCGGCCACCAACACGCTGGTGCGAGAGGGCAAGTTGATCCTCGACGACTCCGACGCCTACGGAGTGGAGATGGCGTTGCAGTTGGTCGACAAGGCCGGCAGTGGCGAGGTGACCCTTGTGTCGATGGCCCCGAACAACGAGGTCAGCGGTCTCCGCACCGCGTTGGCGATGGGAGCCCACAAAGCGATCCTCGTCTCCGACGATTCGCTCAAGGGAGCTGACGCGCTCACGACGGCCAAGGTCCTCGCCGGCGCGATCGGACGGGCCAGCGCCGACCTCGTACTGGCCGCCACCGAGTCGACCGACGGCTACACCGGCACCACGCCGGTGCAGATCGCCGAGTTGCTCGGGCTGCCGTCGGTGACCTTCGCCAAGCACGTCGAGATCGACGGCTCCACCGTGAAGGTCAACCGCCAGACCGAGGAGGGCTTCGACGAGGTCGAGTGCCCGCTGCCGGCCGTGGTCACCGTGACCGCCGGCGTGGTCGAGCCCCGGTACCCGTCGTTCAAGGGGATCATGGCGGCCAAGGGCAAGCCGGTCGACACCCTCAAGGTCGGTGACCTCGGCATCGAGGCGCCCGCCGTCGGCCAGCAGGTCACCGACGTGGCCGCCGCCGAAGAGCGCCAGGCCGGCGAGATCGTGGTCGACGAAGGCGACGCCCACGAGCGCATTGTCCAGTTCCTCGAATCCCTGAAGGTGATCTGA